DNA from Sulfurimonas gotlandica GD1:
ATGTACCGACAGTAGATACAATCATTCAAAGAGTCATAGAAGTAAACCGTGACAATCGTGGACCACTACTTAGACATCTTATAAAGAGTGAGAAACTAAAACATATTCTTGTCTTTATGGCAAATAAACGTGCAACTGACAACATTGCTGAGAAGTTTAGAAAGTATGGTTTTACAGCAGAGTCTTTTCACGGTGATTTACATCAAGAAGACAGAACATATACACTAAATGAATTTAGAGATAAAAAAATAAATATTCTTTTTGCAACTGACATAGCTGCGAGAGGATTAGATATAGAGAACATCGAGTGTGTCATAAACTTTGACCTGCCCCGCTCTCCTACAGACTACATCCACCGAATCGGACGTACTGCAAGAGCCGGAAAGTCAGGACTGGCTATCTCATTTATCTCTTTTGAAGATCAGGCACACTTCTCTGTGATTGAAAAAAAATGTAAAGTAAAAATAGAAAAAGAGCAGATAGAAGGCTTTGAACTTATAGGTGAAGCACCTAAAGTAGAAAAAGGCCCTGCTCCCGTTAAAGGTAAGGGCAAAAGTAAAAAAGATAAGGCTAGAGAGAAGGCACTAAGAGAATCGAAGTAAGATAAAATGATGTTTTTATACATACTAAATATTTAAGTAATTTTAGAGATATATCTACGTTATAATTATTTCATGCATAGTAAAGACAATTAAGGTAGATGATGGATTTTATAGCAGCTTACGATATAGGAATCAACAAGCCGGAAGTAACAGAAGATGTACTTAAAGTATGGCAGGAGATGGTTAACTCACTCTCTGTTATGGCTGAAGTTCCAGCTTCTTTGGTTATGCATGTACTACCTGAGAAGATTGAAGTGGCACGTACGTCAAATGCACAAAATAATCCTTACGGACTTGGTGCATCTGAGAATCTTGGATGTGGTCTCTACTGTGAAACAGTTATGCGCAAAAAGCAATACCTTCATGTACCAAACTCACTAGAAGATGAAGCTTGGAAAAACAATCCTGATATTCCACTTGGAATGATAAGCTACTACGGTCTGCCTTTATTATGGCCTGACAAAACTGTTTATGGAACTATATGCATCCTTGATTCTAAAGATTTATATCCACCACAACATATCAAACAATTGATGGGTATATACCGCCAAGCCATTGAAAATGATCTAAAAATTTTAGAACAGGCTAAGGAGCTTATAGAGGCTAATAAACGTAATGCAAATAGTAAACTACGCATATCTGCAAAAGTATTGGAAAAAACTTCAGATGGAGTTGTAGTTACAGACAAAGAGCAAAAAATTATATTTATTAATAGCGGCTTTACAAAAACAACAGGATACTCAGAGAGTGAAGTAATAGGTAAAAACCCTAAAATTTTAAACTCCGGCAAGCATGATGAAAAATTTTTCGCATCCATGTGGGACTCTTTAAACTCTACCGGACAATGGCAGGGTGAGATATGGAATAAGCATAAAAGTGGAAGAATTTATCCAGAACTCCTAAATATATGTCAAATAATCAATGAAGATGGAAATCTTGAGTACTATGCCGGAATATTCTCAGATTTGACAACGCAAGAAGAGACTAAACAGCGTCTATATGAACTTGCATACTATGATGATCTTACCTCACTGCCTAACCGCAGCTTACTAAATAAAGATATGAAAATTCAACCAGAAGCCTATGTAGCAATTTTAAATATCAGAGGATTTACACATATTAATGATGTGTTTGGTTTCGATGCTGGAAACTTTATTCTGAGAGAACTAAGTAACCGCTTCTCAGAAAAACTGATGGGAAATGGGTTTTCTATCTATAGAGTAGGAAGTGATGAAGTTGTAATACTAAATAATATTCTTACATCTAAGGATAAGTTTAGAGAGTTTATTGCAGCTGTTATAAAACAGATGGACAATGAGATATTTCACTATCCTAAAGATGAAGTGGACATATCTGTGACTATATATGCCGGCATCTGCTTTGATAAAGAGAGAAGGCTTGAAAAAGCAGATATGGCTCTGCATCAGGCACAAATAGAGCATAAAGACTATGTAGTTTACTCTAAAGATGAAGATACTAAAAATATTCAAGAAAAAAATATAGAGATCATAAACAAAATCAAAAATGCCATTCAAAATGATGATGTCATTGCTTATTATCAGCCTATTGTTGATCTGAATGCCAGCATAATTAAATACGAGGCACTTGTTCGTCTTAGAGACGGTGATGATATACTGACTCCATACTTCTTTTTAGATATTGCAAAAAAGACAAAATACTATCATCAAATCACACATAGAGTTATTACTAAGACTTTTGAGCTATTTAGAGACAGAGAAGAGTCATTTTCCATAAATCTTACAGCAGAAGATATTTTAAACACAGAAGTTGTCTCTTTTATAAAAAGTGAACTTTTAAACTTCTCAAACATTGAGAGAGTAATTTTTGAAATTGTAGAGTCTGAAGATATATACAATATTATTGAAATCGAAGAGTTTATAATAGAGATGAAAAAAATGGGTGTAAAAATTGCCATTGATGATTTTGGTACCGGATACTCAAACTTTTCATACATGATGAAACTAGAACCAGACTACATCAAGATAGATGGTTCAATGATAAAAAATATAGACAAAGACGACAATGCGAGAAGAATTGTAAAGACTATCGTTA
Protein-coding regions in this window:
- a CDS encoding sensor domain-containing diguanylate cyclase, which gives rise to MMDFIAAYDIGINKPEVTEDVLKVWQEMVNSLSVMAEVPASLVMHVLPEKIEVARTSNAQNNPYGLGASENLGCGLYCETVMRKKQYLHVPNSLEDEAWKNNPDIPLGMISYYGLPLLWPDKTVYGTICILDSKDLYPPQHIKQLMGIYRQAIENDLKILEQAKELIEANKRNANSKLRISAKVLEKTSDGVVVTDKEQKIIFINSGFTKTTGYSESEVIGKNPKILNSGKHDEKFFASMWDSLNSTGQWQGEIWNKHKSGRIYPELLNICQIINEDGNLEYYAGIFSDLTTQEETKQRLYELAYYDDLTSLPNRSLLNKDMKIQPEAYVAILNIRGFTHINDVFGFDAGNFILRELSNRFSEKLMGNGFSIYRVGSDEVVILNNILTSKDKFREFIAAVIKQMDNEIFHYPKDEVDISVTIYAGICFDKERRLEKADMALHQAQIEHKDYVVYSKDEDTKNIQEKNIEIINKIKNAIQNDDVIAYYQPIVDLNASIIKYEALVRLRDGDDILTPYFFLDIAKKTKYYHQITHRVITKTFELFRDREESFSINLTAEDILNTEVVSFIKSELLNFSNIERVIFEIVESEDIYNIIEIEEFIIEMKKMGVKIAIDDFGTGYSNFSYMMKLEPDYIKIDGSMIKNIDKDDNARRIVKTIVTFAKELSINTIAEFVHSKEVFDICKELGVNEFQGYYFSEPLEKLD